A single Populus nigra chromosome 13, ddPopNigr1.1, whole genome shotgun sequence DNA region contains:
- the LOC133670994 gene encoding anaphase-promoting complex subunit 11, with product MAFDGCCPDCKLPGDDCPLIWGACNHAFHLHCILKWVNSQTSQAHCPMCRREWQFKE from the exons ATGGCCTTTGATGGTTGCTGTCCTGATTGTAAACTCCCTGGGGATGATTGCCCACTTA TTTGGGGTGCATGCAACCATGCGTTCCATCTTCATTGCATCTTGAAATGGGTGAATTCACAGACATCACAAGCACACTGTCCCATGTGCCGAAGGGAATGGCAGTTCAAGGAATAA
- the LOC133670888 gene encoding peroxidase 3-like, with amino-acid sequence MRGFGYFVVMFFCLLVFMGSTEGQLQMGFYSGSCPNAEKIVQDYVNRHIHNAPLVAATILRMHFHDCFVRGCDASVLLNTTSSGNQTEKLATPNLTLRGFDFIDRVKSLLEAACPGVVSCADVVALVARDAIVATGGPFWKVPTGRRDGTVSRTSEASNNIPPPTSNFTSLQRLFANQGLDLKDLVVLSGAHTIGVAHCSSFSNRLYNFTGVLGTQDPALDSEYAANLKARKCRSLNDNTTIVEMDPGSFRTFDLSYYRLLLKRRGLFQSDSALTTNSTTLSLVNQLLQGSLENFFAEFAESMEKMGRINVKTGTVGEIRKQCAVVNS; translated from the exons ATGAGGGGGTTTGGTTATTTTGTGGTAATGTTCTTCTGTCTTTTGGTATTTATGGGCTCAACTGAAGGACAATTGCAGATGGGTTTTTACTCTGGGAGCTGCCCGAATGCTGAGAAGATTGTGCAGGACTATGTTAACAGGCATATCCATAATGCTCCATTAGTGGCAGCAACCATCCTAAGAATGCATTTCCATGATTGTTTTGTTAGG GGTTGCGATGCATCTGTGCTTCTGAACACAACTTCAAGCGGTAACCAAACTGAAAAGTTGGCAACTCCAAATCTAACACTGAGAGGCTTTGATTTCATTGACAGAGTTAAGAGCCTGTTAGAAGCAGCATGCCCTGGTGTAGTCTCCTGTGCTGATGTTGTTGCTTTGGTTGCAAGGGATGCTATTGTAGCCACT GGTGGTCCATTCTGGAAAGTCCCTACAGGCCGAAGAGACGGGACAGTTTCAAGAACCTCAGAGGCCTCGAACAACATCCCACCTCCAACTAGCAACTTCACCAGTCTACAAAGACTTTTTGCTAACCAGGGACTGGACTTGAAAGACCTGGTCGTGCTATCAGGTGCTCACACAATCGGGGTAGCACATTGTTCATCGTTCTCGAATCGCCTTTACAATTTCACTGGAGTGCTGGGTACTCAGGACCCAGCGCTAGATAGCGAATACGCTGCCAATCTCAAGGCAAGGAAGTGCAGAAGTCTTAATGACAATACCACTATAGTAGAAATGGACCCTGGAAGTTTCAGGACATTTGATCTTAGCTACTACAGGCTCTTACTCAAGAGACGAGGTCTCTTCCAGTCTGATTCTGCCTTAACCACAAACTCCACTACATTGTCATTGGTCAACCAGCTGCTCCAAGGTTCACTTGAGAATTTCTTTGCTGAATTCGCAGAATCCATGGAGAAAATGGGCAGAATCAACGTTAAGACTGGCACAGTTGGAGAGATTAGAAAGCAGTGTGCAGTGGTGAATAGCTAA